The genome window ACATCAAACATTAAAATGCCGAATCCCAAATCCCAAATTATACTTATTTCAGCGGTTTTCTTTTGGCTATTTTCCTGCGTCTATGCCGCGCTGAACCAGGAGTACCTGCTGGGCGAGAAGATCGACCGGGCCAAGCTGATAGTTTACGGTACGGTCAAAGAGATCCGGCCGATTGCCGCCAAGGTCAACTCCAAGTCCCGGGACAGCGTGATCACCAGCGATTACCTTTATAAGGTGGAACGGGAACAGTCCCTAAAAGGCCCGTTAAATCCCAAGGCCAAGGACAGGGCCATTTACATCCTGCAGACCGACGAGTATAAGAGCGCCAAGCGCATTTTGACCGAAGGGCAAAAGGTTTTGTTCTTCTTGTCGCCAGGTACGGCATCCGCCAGCTATCTGTCCAAGAACAAGATCAACCCCAAAAGCTGTTACAGTCTTTTCGGCGGGAAACAGGGTGTGGTGACCTTATCCGATACCTCTCTGCCTTCTTATGCCAAGGCCATCACCGGATACAGCGATGCCAAAAAAGCCAAACCCAAACAGCGCCCGGCCAAATGGGCGGCCCTGCTGGGGCAGGAACCGGCAGGTATCCGGGAAAGCGCGTTGTCGGAACTTTTGGGAACGGTCTATTATCCGGCCGAGCCGGCCCTGATAAAAATTTTGGGAGACTCCAACCTTTCTTCGCTGGCCTTCCAGAATCTGCAGAACTATTCCCCGGACTCCCTGTCCCTGCATCTGGACAGCCTGATGGT of bacterium contains these proteins:
- a CDS encoding HEAT repeat domain-containing protein, with amino-acid sequence MPNPKSQIILISAVFFWLFSCVYAALNQEYLLGEKIDRAKLIVYGTVKEIRPIAAKVNSKSRDSVITSDYLYKVEREQSLKGPLNPKAKDRAIYILQTDEYKSAKRILTEGQKVLFFLSPGTASASYLSKNKINPKSCYSLFGGKQGVVTLSDTSLPSYAKAITGYSDAKKAKPKQRPAKWAALLGQEPAGIRESALSELLGTVYYPAEPALIKILGDSNLSSLAFQNLQNYSPDSLSLHLDSLMVHKKSKARIVKINLLKVIAPIRQEQVFKHLLKSLKDDDFEIRACAARGLDGWNDKKAVKSLKKALDDEDDYVRLAACEALLKQGFKIEKKEYGMYKITGEPQK